In the Palaeococcus pacificus DY20341 genome, one interval contains:
- a CDS encoding flavodoxin domain-containing protein: MSNRICIVYDTKRGSTEMIVKWMEEAIKGKAEVKVMRVSEVDSLRGCNLVVIGSPIYYERPLKSVLKFLEEHRDELRDKKVAVFVVCLAELFGHFTKGYIEKYYLGPILKKVPAKVVKAGIMRGWLAKPDFNQKENIQKWINDVLSASFYSNGVGC, translated from the coding sequence ATGTCAAATCGCATCTGCATAGTTTACGACACTAAGAGGGGCTCAACGGAGATGATAGTTAAGTGGATGGAGGAAGCCATAAAGGGAAAAGCTGAGGTTAAAGTAATGCGTGTGAGTGAAGTGGATAGCTTGAGGGGCTGTAACTTAGTTGTAATTGGAAGTCCCATCTACTACGAAAGGCCATTGAAGAGTGTCCTCAAGTTTTTGGAGGAACACAGGGATGAGTTGAGGGATAAGAAAGTGGCAGTTTTTGTCGTATGCCTTGCCGAGCTCTTTGGGCACTTCACTAAAGGCTACATTGAGAAGTACTACCTCGGGCCAATCTTAAAAAAGGTGCCGGCAAAAGTTGTGAAAGCTGGGATCATGAGGGGGTGGCTTGCAAAGCCAGATTTTAATCAAAAGGAAAATATCCAAAAATGGATTAATGACGTTCTATCCGCTAGCTTTTATTCGAACGGAGTGGGGTGCTAA
- a CDS encoding efflux RND transporter permease subunit, which produces MQKIAKWVAFHPKSAIALVLVITLIFTSFTVNLQQETSLEGLFPNYPEVGIMDDIQKDFGNTEPVMVLLQGDDVLTPQYFKKAADITEKVWNDNLVSSALRKPKDESITSLPEFLAIYRLSLKGNFNPSKEQILEEMRSFTSKDEIVETFNAFMGDPNVPQVMKDYALVFLPKDFDRGAVKSSKMVIYISLDGTIPSDELERVELRIEGIAKGVDQETLTYGIQLLNYYYVKTEERLIPAFLIALVLILALMMLNFRRLSDVAISLITLFLAMLWTFGLAGILGWKVDFMAGMVPVLILGLGIDFSFHVLMNYREELEETSDPKKATYLVLSTVGIALLLAMITTVVGFSSNGISKIPSMRHFGFLSAFSILAIFILNLTFVPAVRELLDLRGGVGKVKTGKGKRMARNGMIKRLLWLINRPSIVLVLLLVIFGVALPGWVMGLGMKASYDPTGELATDLDITKAYGILNEEFDVGTETVFIRVDGDLTNPELWGQLQNALENMNDDRYVVVYEKKARAEWILSLLPLFAMEDQKVIRAYLMVDRDMDGRIDDDAAPEQLKAFLNALYETPMGDQYIHRDEKGNFDGLIIRVATRTKLGYHGKKLMEELREDFEGVNAEVSFTGMPIVWAKGLDDIRDSMTNSIFLCLAFAFIVLPVAFGISHRSPLLGLLTAIPPFITLGWLFMTMKLIGIPLNMMTAMVGAVIVGIGIDYPIHIANRWALERKEGKGLEECYAISLSSTGREVLYSAITTLIAFGVFVLIPIPVIAQFATTTLFGLIYSFIGAVLTLPLLLRLFWHRGD; this is translated from the coding sequence ATGCAGAAAATAGCTAAATGGGTTGCTTTTCATCCAAAGAGTGCCATAGCTCTGGTTCTCGTTATTACGCTCATCTTCACGTCTTTTACCGTTAATCTGCAGCAGGAGACGAGCCTTGAAGGTCTCTTCCCAAACTATCCGGAAGTCGGGATAATGGACGACATCCAGAAGGACTTTGGAAACACTGAGCCTGTTATGGTGCTCCTACAGGGTGATGACGTCCTAACACCACAATACTTCAAAAAAGCGGCGGATATCACGGAGAAGGTCTGGAATGATAATCTCGTCAGCTCCGCACTGAGGAAGCCCAAGGACGAAAGCATAACCTCGCTCCCCGAATTTTTGGCGATCTACCGGCTCTCCCTGAAGGGGAACTTTAATCCGTCCAAGGAGCAGATTCTGGAGGAGATGCGCTCCTTCACGTCAAAGGATGAGATTGTGGAGACTTTCAACGCCTTCATGGGAGATCCTAACGTCCCTCAGGTTATGAAGGACTACGCCCTCGTTTTCCTACCGAAGGACTTCGATAGGGGGGCCGTAAAAAGCAGCAAGATGGTTATCTATATCTCTCTGGACGGCACGATTCCCAGCGACGAGCTTGAGAGGGTCGAGCTGAGGATTGAGGGAATTGCCAAGGGGGTTGACCAAGAGACATTAACTTACGGCATTCAACTCCTGAACTACTACTATGTGAAAACGGAGGAGCGCTTAATTCCCGCATTTTTAATTGCGCTGGTTTTAATCCTCGCGTTGATGATGCTCAACTTTAGGCGCTTAAGCGACGTTGCGATTTCTCTAATAACGCTCTTTCTCGCGATGCTCTGGACTTTCGGCCTTGCCGGAATTCTAGGGTGGAAAGTGGACTTCATGGCGGGCATGGTGCCGGTGCTTATTCTCGGTCTTGGGATAGACTTCTCCTTCCACGTGCTCATGAATTACAGAGAGGAGCTTGAGGAAACATCTGACCCCAAGAAAGCCACATACCTCGTGCTCTCCACTGTCGGGATTGCCCTTCTCTTGGCGATGATTACGACCGTTGTTGGCTTTTCTTCAAACGGAATCTCCAAGATTCCAAGCATGAGGCATTTTGGCTTCCTGTCCGCCTTCTCGATTCTTGCAATTTTTATACTCAACTTAACATTCGTTCCCGCGGTGAGGGAGCTTCTAGACTTGAGAGGAGGTGTGGGGAAGGTTAAAACCGGCAAAGGAAAGAGAATGGCAAGGAACGGCATGATCAAAAGACTCCTCTGGCTCATCAACAGGCCCTCCATTGTACTCGTCCTCCTCCTCGTAATATTCGGCGTGGCCTTGCCCGGCTGGGTCATGGGGCTCGGGATGAAAGCTTCCTACGACCCAACGGGAGAGCTCGCCACCGACCTGGACATAACAAAGGCCTACGGAATCCTGAACGAGGAGTTCGACGTGGGCACCGAGACCGTTTTCATAAGGGTTGATGGGGACTTAACGAACCCTGAGCTGTGGGGGCAGCTTCAAAATGCGCTGGAAAACATGAACGATGATAGATATGTTGTCGTTTATGAGAAAAAGGCCCGTGCCGAGTGGATTTTAAGCCTGCTCCCACTCTTCGCAATGGAGGATCAAAAGGTCATTAGGGCATATCTTATGGTGGATAGGGACATGGACGGCAGGATTGATGACGATGCAGCCCCTGAGCAGCTGAAGGCTTTCTTAAACGCCCTCTATGAGACCCCTATGGGAGACCAATATATCCACAGGGACGAAAAGGGGAACTTTGATGGTTTGATAATCAGGGTCGCGACGAGGACAAAGCTCGGCTACCACGGTAAAAAGCTCATGGAGGAGCTTAGAGAGGACTTTGAGGGGGTTAACGCAGAGGTGAGCTTCACGGGGATGCCTATAGTCTGGGCCAAAGGTCTTGACGACATCAGAGACTCAATGACGAACTCCATCTTTCTGTGCCTAGCATTTGCCTTTATAGTGCTTCCTGTGGCTTTTGGCATCTCCCACCGCTCTCCGCTTCTAGGACTTTTAACTGCCATCCCACCCTTCATAACCCTCGGGTGGCTCTTTATGACAATGAAGCTCATTGGAATACCCCTCAACATGATGACCGCGATGGTGGGGGCGGTGATAGTTGGGATAGGCATAGACTACCCGATCCATATAGCGAACCGCTGGGCGCTTGAGAGAAAGGAAGGCAAAGGCCTTGAGGAGTGCTACGCAATCTCGCTGTCGAGCACTGGAAGAGAAGTGCTTTACTCTGCCATAACGACCTTAATTGCTTTTGGAGTCTTTGTGCTGATACCGATACCTGTGATTGCCCAGTTCGCCACCACAACACTTTTCGGGCTTATTTACAGCTTCATTGGGGCAGTGCTAACTTTGCCGCTCCTCTTGAGACTATTTTGGCACAGAGGTGATTGA
- a CDS encoding nicotinate phosphoribosyltransferase, with product MKDFYIAHEEDIKSGKTTDVYFVRTKTILEAKGIHKKVFADVSTTSLPKGWKWGVLAGVEEVAKLLEGMPVNVYAMPEGTIFHSYEPVMQIEGYYKEFGIYETALIGMLSQASGIATAALRTKIAAKFKPVYSFGIRHMHPAIAPMVDRSAFIGGCDGVSGVLGAEMMGEKPIGTMPHALILVIGDQVKAWKYFDEVMDEKVPRTALVDTLCDEKFEALMAAEALGERLTAIRLDTPSSRRGNFKRIIEEVRWELDLRGYDHVKIFLSGGLDEESLKELVDVADAFGVGGSIASAKPIDFSLDIVEIEGKPITKRGKLSGRKQIYRCEKGHYHRVPANKKLEKCPVCGAKVEPLLKPLIENGEIVAELPKAREIREYVLEQAEKFNLNLE from the coding sequence ATGAAGGACTTCTATATAGCCCATGAAGAGGATATTAAATCCGGTAAAACCACGGATGTTTACTTCGTAAGGACCAAAACAATTCTTGAAGCAAAAGGGATTCATAAAAAGGTTTTTGCTGACGTTTCAACTACATCCCTACCTAAAGGGTGGAAGTGGGGTGTCTTAGCTGGTGTTGAGGAAGTAGCAAAGCTCTTGGAAGGAATGCCAGTTAACGTTTACGCAATGCCCGAAGGGACGATATTCCACTCCTATGAGCCTGTGATGCAGATTGAGGGGTATTACAAAGAATTTGGGATTTATGAGACCGCTTTAATCGGAATGTTGAGCCAAGCGAGCGGAATTGCAACCGCTGCGCTGAGGACAAAAATAGCCGCCAAGTTCAAACCAGTTTACAGCTTTGGAATAAGGCACATGCACCCTGCCATTGCCCCAATGGTTGACCGCTCAGCATTCATAGGCGGCTGCGATGGAGTTAGCGGAGTTTTAGGAGCAGAGATGATGGGTGAAAAGCCTATTGGGACTATGCCCCACGCTCTAATTCTAGTGATTGGAGATCAGGTTAAAGCTTGGAAGTATTTCGATGAAGTCATGGATGAAAAAGTCCCGAGAACTGCCCTAGTTGATACGCTGTGCGATGAGAAATTTGAAGCTCTAATGGCGGCCGAGGCTTTAGGTGAGAGGCTGACAGCAATTCGTTTAGACACACCAAGCTCAAGGAGAGGGAATTTTAAGCGCATAATAGAGGAAGTACGCTGGGAGCTTGATTTAAGAGGTTACGATCATGTTAAAATCTTCCTAAGCGGAGGGCTGGATGAGGAGAGCCTCAAGGAGCTAGTAGACGTCGCAGATGCTTTTGGCGTTGGAGGGAGCATAGCGAGCGCTAAACCAATAGACTTCTCCCTCGATATAGTCGAGATAGAAGGAAAGCCAATAACCAAGCGTGGAAAGCTGAGCGGAAGGAAGCAGATTTATAGGTGTGAAAAAGGGCACTACCATAGAGTCCCTGCCAATAAAAAGCTTGAGAAGTGCCCAGTCTGCGGAGCAAAAGTTGAGCCCCTATTAAAGCCGCTCATTGAAAATGGAGAAATCGTTGCGGAGCTGCCAAAGGCTAGAGAAATTAGGGAATATGTTTTAGAACAGGCGGAGAAGTTTAATCTAAACTTAGAGTGA
- a CDS encoding ferredoxin yields the protein MKVVVDKDACIGCGVCASICPDVFEMDDDGKAKVLTPETDLECAQEAAESCPTSAITVE from the coding sequence ATGAAGGTTGTTGTTGATAAGGACGCATGCATTGGATGTGGAGTTTGTGCAAGCATCTGCCCAGACGTTTTTGAGATGGACGACGATGGAAAGGCTAAGGTCTTGACCCCAGAAACAGACCTCGAGTGCGCTCAAGAAGCCGCTGAGAGCTGCCCAACCTCAGCTATCACAGTTGAGTGA
- a CDS encoding ATPase has translation MEIIMIWIIENDFVKKYRLKGSLKALERVREQISEEAYSRLKELVRYRLYGEEFRRTKLNEEIVVAFSGGSDSTATVLGLRWAGFKVTPVTVKLPQMKEAKIKRLKKFGAVFIEVEDYGQIMLDRVKKRATLCGVCHSLIMESVERYARENGVKIVASGDMLSVGNLSIYPKNDVVMLNFPAFLAMDKGELIDIIGGVYTFHFGCPVLRNAYKSNRSLKLFSIQRVMRELRAGVLTEDMAKELILDILS, from the coding sequence ATCGCCTCAAAGGCTCTCTAAAAGCCCTTGAAAGAGTTAGGGAGCAAATAAGCGAGGAAGCTTATAGTAGGCTTAAGGAATTGGTTCGATACAGGCTCTACGGTGAAGAATTTAGGCGTACTAAGCTTAACGAGGAGATTGTAGTTGCCTTTTCGGGTGGAAGTGATAGTACAGCAACGGTTTTAGGCCTAAGGTGGGCAGGATTTAAAGTAACTCCTGTGACTGTAAAGCTCCCTCAAATGAAAGAGGCGAAAATAAAGCGTCTAAAGAAATTCGGAGCGGTGTTTATAGAAGTAGAGGATTACGGACAGATAATGCTTGATAGGGTTAAAAAGAGGGCGACGCTGTGTGGTGTTTGTCATTCATTAATCATGGAAAGCGTTGAGCGCTATGCACGTGAGAATGGTGTTAAAATCGTTGCGAGTGGGGATATGCTCAGTGTCGGGAACCTCTCGATATATCCAAAAAATGATGTTGTGATGCTGAACTTCCCGGCTTTTTTAGCTATGGATAAAGGAGAGCTCATCGACATCATAGGCGGCGTTTACACGTTCCATTTTGGGTGTCCCGTCTTGAGGAACGCGTATAAGTCAAACCGCTCGCTAAAGCTGTTCTCAATCCAGAGGGTTATGAGGGAGCTGAGAGCGGGTGTATTAACGGAAGACATGGCAAAGGAGCTTATTCTTGATATACTCTCGTAG